TCCGCATTGTTAATGAATAAACTTCAAAAGTTGGTACTAATGGaaaaatggattttttcTAAATGCTGCCAAGATTGTCCTAATCTAAAGGATTACCTACAAGAAGCTATCATGGGAACCTTACATGAATCCTTAAGAAATTCTGTGAAACAACGTTTGTACAACATTCCACATAACGTAGGAATTAATCACGAAGAATTTCTAATCAATACTGTTATTGAAACAGTAATTGATTTGAGCCCAATTGCAGACGATCAAATAGAAAATAGCTGCATGTATTGCAAATCTGTTTTCCATTGCTCAATTAACtgcaaaaagaaaccaaaTAGGGAACTTAGGCCTGACTCGACCAATTTCTCAAAAACCTATTATCTACAAGGTGCACAGagacaacaacaacttAAGTCCAGTGCAAAACGAACAAAAGTCTTGGAACAAGAcacaaaaaaagtcaaacAAAGTGTACAACAGCAAAAAACTGGTAATTATTGATACCGGTTCCGGCGTAAACATTACCAATGACAAAACCTTACTGCATAATTACGAAGACAGTAATCGCAGTACAcgattttttggtattgGGAAAAACAGTTCAGTGTCTGTTAAAGGGTATGGCTAtataaaaatcaagaatGGTCACAACAATACTGACAATAAGTGTTTATTGACTTACTATGTACCGGAAGAAGAATCCACTATAATCAGCTGTTATGACTTAGCcaagaaaaccaaaatGGTTTTAAGTCGAAAATATACCAGATTGGGAAACAAAAtcataaaaattaaaaccAAGATAGTTAATGGTGTCATTCACGTAAAAATGAACGAGTTAATTGAACGTCCTTCCGatgattcaaaaataaatgcaATAAAACCTACTTCTTCTCCTGGATTTAAACTAAATAAAAGGTCTATTACCTTGGAAGATGCTCATAAAAGAATGGGCCATACAGGAattcaacaaattgaaaattccATAAAACATAATCATTATGAAGAATCCCTTGACTTAATCAAAGAAccaaatgaattttggtgTCAAACCTGTAAAATCTCTAAAGCCacgaaaagaaatcattaTACCGGGTCTATGAATAATCATAGTACTGATCATGAACCAGGATCATCATGGTGCATGGATATATTTGGCCCTGTATCAAGTTCAAACGCGGACACTAAAAGGTACATGCTTATTATGGTGGATAACAACACGAGATATTGCATGACCTCCACACACTTCAATAAGAATGCTGAAACTATTTTAGCTCAAATcagaaagaatattcaGTACGTGGAAACACAATTTGACAGGAAAGTCAGAGAAATTAATTCAGACAGAGGTACTGAATTCACAAATGATCAGatagaagaatattttatttcaaaaggaATACATCACATACTTACTTCTACACAAGATCATGCTGCTAATGGAAGAGCAGAAAGATACATCAGAACAATAGTAACTGATGCAACAACACTCCTAAGACAAAGTAACTTAAGAGTAAAATTTTGGGAATACGCAGTAACTTCTGCTACCAATATAAGAAATTGCCTGGAACACAAAAGTACAGGTAAACTACCATTGAAGGCAATCTCACGTCAACCTGTTACAGTGAGATTAATGTCATTCTTACCATTTGGCGAAAAAGGAATAATTTGGAATCATAAtcacaaaaaattgaaaccATCTGGACTTCCTTCTATAATTCTATGCAAAGATCCAAATAGTTATGGATACAAATTCTTTATACCatccaaaaataaaattgtCACATCTGATAATTATACAATTCCCAACTATACGATGGACGGTAGAGTAAGAAATACTCAGAATATTTACAAGAGTCATCAATTCAGTTCAcataatgataatgaagaagatcaaATCGAAACGGTCACAAACTTATGTGAAGCTTTGGAAAACTACgaagatgataataaaCCAATTACTCGCCTGGAAGATTTGTTCACAGAGGAAGAGTTATCTCAAATAGACTCAAACGCAAAATACCCATCTCCTAGTAATAACCTAGAAGGGGACTTGGATTACGTATTTTCTGATGTTGAGGAATCTGGAGATTATGACGTTGAATCTGAACTTTCAACGACAAATACTTCAATCTCAActgataaaaacaaaattttgtcAAACAAGGATTTTAATTCAGAACTTGCATCGACTGAAATATCCATCAGTGAAATCGATAAGAAAGGATTAATAAATACAAGTcatattgatgaagataagTATGATGAAAAAGTCCACAGAATTCCATCGATTATACAAGAGAAACTGGTAGGAAGTAAAAATACTATTAAAATCAATGACGAAAACAGAATCTCCGACAGAATTCGTAGTAAAAATATTGGGAGTATCTTAAACACTGGACTCAGTAGATGTGTAGATATCACCGATGAATCTATTACTAACAAAGATGAGTCAATGCACAACGCAAAACCCGAACTAATTCAGGAGCAGTTCAATAAAACAAATCATGAAACTTCGTTTCCTAAAGAAGGGAGCATTGGAACAAATGTAAAATTCCGAAATACAGACAATGagatttctttaaaaacaGGCGATACGAGTTTACCAATAAAAACTTTAGAAAGCATTAACAATCACCATAGTAATGATTATTCCACAAACAAAGTTGAAAAGTTTGAGAAGGAAAATCATCATCCGCCCCCGATTGAGGACATTGTGGATATGAGTGATCAAACTGATATGGAATCAAACTGTCAGGATGGTAATAActtaaaagaattaaaagTCACCGATAAAAATGTACCAACTGACAATGGAACAAATGTGTCACCAAGGTTGgaacaaaatattgaagCATCTGGATCACCAGTACAAACAGTTAATAAAAGTGCCTTCTTAAACAAAGAATTCAGTTCTTTGaacatgaaaagaaaacggaAAAGACAcgataaaaacaatagTCTAACAAGCTATGAATTAGAAAGAGATAAGAAGCGTTCAAAAAGGAATCGAGTGAAATTAATTCCAGATAATATGGAAACAGTTTCAGCACAAAAAATTAGAGCCATATATTATAATGAAgctatttcaaaaaatcctgacctcaaagaaaaacatgaaTACAAACAGGCATATCATAAAGAATTACAGAATTTAAAAGATATGAAGGTATTTGATGTCGATGTGAAGTACAGTAGATCAGAAATCCCTGATAATTTAATAGTACCCACCAACACGATATtcacaaagaaaagaaatgggATTTATAAGGCTAGGATAGTCTGCAGAGGTGATACTCAGTCACCAGACACTTACAGTGTAATAACTACAGAATCTTTAAATCACAATCATATTAAGATATTCTTAATGATTGCAAACAACAGAAATATGTTTATGAAGACCCTGGATATCAATCATGCATTCCTATATGCtaaattggaagaagaaatatacaTCCCACATCCGCATGATAGGAG
This genomic interval from Saccharomyces cerevisiae S288C chromosome VIII, complete sequence contains the following:
- a CDS encoding gag-pol fusion protein (Retrotransposon TYA Gag and TYB Pol genes; transcribed/translated as one unit; polyprotein is processed to make a nucleocapsid-like protein (Gag), reverse transcriptase (RT), protease (PR), and integrase (IN); similar to retroviral genes) codes for the protein MATPVRDETRNVIDDNISARIQSKVKTNDTVRQTPSSLRKVSIKDEQVKQYQRNLNRFKTILNGLKAEEEKLSETDDIQMLAEKLLKLGETIDKVENRIVDLVEKIQLLETNENNNILHEHIDATGTYYLFDTLTSTNKRFYPKDCVFDYRTNNVENIPILLNNFKKFIKKYQFDDVFENDIIEIDPRENEILCKIIKEGLGESLDIMNTNTTDIFRIIDGLKNKYRSLHGRDVRIRAWEKVLVDTTCRNSALLMNKLQKLVLMEKWIFSKCCQDCPNLKDYLQEAIMGTLHESLRNSVKQRLYNIPHNVGINHEEFLINTVIETVIDLSPIADDQIENSCMYCKSVFHCSINCKKKPNRELGLTRPISQKPIIYKVHRDNNNLSPVQNEQKSWNKTQKKSNKVYNSKKLVIIDTGSGVNITNDKTLLHNYEDSNRSTRFFGIGKNSSVSVKGYGYIKIKNGHNNTDNKCLLTYYVPEEESTIISCYDLAKKTKMVLSRKYTRLGNKIIKIKTKIVNGVIHVKMNELIERPSDDSKINAIKPTSSPGFKLNKRSITLEDAHKRMGHTGIQQIENSIKHNHYEESLDLIKEPNEFWCQTCKISKATKRNHYTGSMNNHSTDHEPGSSWCMDIFGPVSSSNADTKRYMLIMVDNNTRYCMTSTHFNKNAETILAQIRKNIQYVETQFDRKVREINSDRGTEFTNDQIEEYFISKGIHHILTSTQDHAANGRAERYIRTIVTDATTLLRQSNLRVKFWEYAVTSATNIRNCLEHKSTGKLPLKAISRQPVTVRLMSFLPFGEKGIIWNHNHKKLKPSGLPSIILCKDPNSYGYKFFIPSKNKIVTSDNYTIPNYTMDGRVRNTQNIYKSHQFSSHNDNEEDQIETVTNLCEALENYEDDNKPITRLEDLFTEEELSQIDSNAKYPSPSNNLEGDLDYVFSDVEESGDYDVESELSTTNTSISTDKNKILSNKDFNSELASTEISISEIDKKGLINTSHIDEDKYDEKVHRIPSIIQEKLVGSKNTIKINDENRISDRIRSKNIGSILNTGLSRCVDITDESITNKDESMHNAKPELIQEQFNKTNHETSFPKEGSIGTNVKFRNTDNEISLKTGDTSLPIKTLESINNHHSNDYSTNKVEKFEKENHHPPPIEDIVDMSDQTDMESNCQDGNNLKELKVTDKNVPTDNGTNVSPRLEQNIEASGSPVQTVNKSAFLNKEFSSLNMKRKRKRHDKNNSLTSYELERDKKRSKRNRVKLIPDNMETVSAQKIRAIYYNEAISKNPDLKEKHEYKQAYHKELQNLKDMKVFDVDVKYSRSEIPDNLIVPTNTIFTKKRNGIYKARIVCRGDTQSPDTYSVITTESLNHNHIKIFLMIANNRNMFMKTLDINHAFLYAKLEEEIYIPHPHDRRCVVKLNKALYGLKQSPKEWNDHLRQYLNGIGLKDNSYTPGLYQTEDKNLMIAVYVDDCVIAASNEQRLDEFINKLKSNFELKITGTLIDDVLDTDILGMDLVYNKRLGTIDLTLKSFINRMDKKYNEELKKIRKSSIPHMSTYKIDPKKDVLQMSEEEFRQGVLKLQQLLGELNYVRHKCRYDINFAVKKVARLVNYPHERVFYMIYKIIQYLVRYKDIGIHYDRDCNKDKKVIAITDASVGSEYDAQSRIGVILWYGMNIFNVYSNKSTNRCVSSTEAELHAIYEGYADSETLKVTLKELGEGDNNDIVMITDSKPAIQGLNRSYQQPKEKFTWIKTEIIKEKIKEKSIKLLKITGKGNIADLLTKPVSASDFKRFIQVLKNKITSQDILASTDY